From the Candidatus Methylomirabilota bacterium genome, one window contains:
- a CDS encoding 2-dehydropantoate 2-reductase has translation MVTVFGAGAIGGVTGAALARAGHDVLLVDANEPHVAAMNADGLTVDAPEGGFTVRVRAVAPAALGDDLDLVLLAVKAQHTADALEILVPRLREAGAIVSLQNGLNEELIAARVGRDRTVGCLVNWAADWMAPGRIQHGGSGAFVLGELDGSITPRAKDLAMLLSVVTETRITDNIWGYKWAKHVYSALLVATALVDAHIYEVVERSQPVGRMLVALVAEGMAVAEGVGVRLEAFDEFDPTWYWAGVAGDDDAVTQCMAAIAGHYRAHTKTKTGIWRDLAVRRRKTEVEAHLGSTLAKADALDIPMPLTRRLLELIGELETGRRRMGWDNVDELVALAGTA, from the coding sequence ATGGTCACCGTCTTCGGAGCCGGGGCGATCGGCGGCGTCACCGGAGCCGCGCTGGCTCGCGCCGGCCACGACGTCCTCCTCGTCGACGCCAACGAGCCCCACGTGGCGGCCATGAATGCGGACGGCCTGACGGTGGACGCCCCCGAGGGCGGCTTCACCGTTCGCGTCCGGGCCGTCGCCCCGGCCGCGCTCGGCGACGACCTCGATCTCGTCCTCCTCGCCGTGAAGGCCCAGCACACCGCGGACGCCCTGGAGATCCTCGTCCCGCGGCTCCGCGAAGCCGGCGCGATCGTGTCGCTGCAGAACGGCCTGAACGAGGAACTGATCGCCGCCCGGGTAGGTCGCGACCGCACGGTCGGCTGCCTCGTGAACTGGGCGGCTGACTGGATGGCGCCCGGGCGGATCCAGCACGGCGGGAGCGGCGCCTTCGTCCTGGGCGAGCTCGACGGCTCCATCACCCCTCGCGCCAAGGACCTGGCGATGCTCCTCAGCGTCGTCACCGAGACCCGGATCACCGACAACATCTGGGGCTACAAGTGGGCCAAGCACGTCTACAGCGCCCTCCTGGTGGCCACCGCCCTCGTCGACGCGCACATCTACGAGGTCGTGGAGCGCTCGCAGCCGGTCGGCCGGATGCTGGTGGCGCTCGTGGCCGAGGGCATGGCGGTGGCGGAGGGCGTCGGGGTGCGGCTCGAGGCCTTCGACGAGTTCGACCCGACCTGGTACTGGGCGGGGGTGGCCGGGGACGACGACGCCGTCACCCAGTGCATGGCCGCGATCGCCGGGCATTACCGCGCCCACACGAAGACCAAGACCGGCATCTGGCGGGATCTGGCCGTGCGCCGGCGCAAGACGGAGGTCGAGGCGCACCTCGGGTCGACGCTGGCCAAGGCCGACGCGCTCGACATTCCCATGCCGCTGACCCGCCGCCTGCTGGAGCTGATCGGGGAGCTGGAGACCGGGCGCCGCCGGATGGGGTGGGACAACGTGGACGAGCTGGTCGCGCTGGCCGGGACGGCCTGA
- a CDS encoding ABC transporter substrate-binding protein has protein sequence MTILAGRRFRGGRRLSAGLVWSLAGALMLGALAGPALAQKRGGTLTIVRPTDPVSLDPQLETTAPGAWVYYNILEPLLTLDEKMQVQLKLAAAYEVLSPTKVRFKLRPGVKFHDGTPLNAAAVKFTFERALKGSPPARWASLAGSLAGAEVVDDLTVDVVTSEPYGPILRTLAMIYTGIVSPTAVQKLGADFSRAPVGTGPFKFVEWKTNTHVIIERNPDYWGDKTPLDRVVFKVVPEEGARMIALQTGDADMVLLPSPPQLPALKRDPKFTVHEVVGGRVVFVGMHAGLPPLDDVRVRTALLYAVDRKAILDNIMEGSAVAARGVLAPGVFGFKDLQLDQLYPFDRSRAKALLGQAGWTAGPDGILTKGGQRLSLTWIAARGRYPKDGEITEAVQAMLREVGVEAKVEFREWAAVFTQLRGASLNQHLFTLGWVTTNADADYSLYALFHSKQVPPTGWNTSRYANPRVDTLVEQARRSLNQAEREKLYGEVQDILAKEMVWIPVYNTKEIVVTRAHVKGFTVHPVEYNLGLWKTWLDK, from the coding sequence ATGACCATCTTGGCTGGCCGGCGGTTCCGGGGCGGTCGTCGCCTGAGCGCGGGTCTGGTCTGGTCGCTCGCCGGCGCCCTGATGCTGGGCGCGCTCGCCGGCCCCGCCCTCGCCCAGAAGCGGGGCGGGACGCTGACGATCGTGCGGCCCACCGATCCCGTCTCCCTGGATCCGCAGCTCGAGACCACGGCGCCGGGGGCCTGGGTCTACTACAACATCCTGGAGCCTCTCCTCACCCTCGACGAGAAGATGCAGGTCCAGCTCAAGCTGGCCGCGGCCTACGAGGTCCTGTCGCCGACGAAGGTCCGCTTCAAGCTGCGCCCGGGCGTGAAGTTCCACGATGGCACCCCGCTGAACGCCGCCGCTGTCAAGTTCACCTTCGAGCGCGCGCTCAAGGGAAGCCCGCCCGCCCGCTGGGCGAGCCTGGCCGGCTCGCTGGCCGGGGCCGAGGTCGTGGACGACCTCACCGTCGACGTCGTGACCAGCGAGCCCTATGGCCCGATCCTGAGAACGCTGGCGATGATCTACACCGGCATCGTCTCGCCCACCGCCGTGCAGAAGCTGGGAGCGGACTTCAGCCGGGCGCCGGTAGGGACCGGGCCCTTCAAGTTCGTCGAGTGGAAGACGAACACCCACGTCATCATCGAGCGCAACCCGGACTACTGGGGCGACAAGACGCCGCTCGACCGCGTCGTCTTCAAGGTCGTGCCCGAGGAGGGCGCGCGGATGATCGCGCTCCAGACGGGCGACGCCGACATGGTGCTGCTCCCGTCGCCGCCGCAGCTGCCGGCGCTCAAGCGGGACCCGAAGTTCACCGTGCACGAGGTGGTGGGGGGCCGGGTGGTCTTCGTCGGGATGCACGCGGGGCTTCCGCCGCTCGACGACGTCCGTGTCCGCACGGCCCTGCTCTACGCGGTGGACCGGAAGGCGATCCTCGACAACATCATGGAGGGCTCGGCGGTGGCGGCGCGGGGGGTGCTGGCGCCGGGGGTGTTCGGCTTCAAGGACCTGCAGCTGGACCAGCTCTACCCGTTCGACCGGAGCCGGGCGAAGGCCCTGCTCGGGCAGGCGGGCTGGACGGCGGGGCCCGACGGGATCTTGACCAAGGGGGGCCAGCGGCTGAGTCTGACCTGGATCGCGGCGCGGGGGCGGTACCCGAAGGACGGGGAGATCACCGAGGCGGTGCAGGCGATGCTCCGGGAGGTGGGGGTCGAGGCCAAGGTGGAGTTCCGCGAGTGGGCGGCGGTGTTCACCCAGCTCCGGGGGGCCTCGCTGAACCAGCATCTCTTCACCCTGGGCTGGGTGACGACGAACGCGGACGCCGACTACTCGCTCTACGCCCTGTTTCACTCGAAACAGGTCCCGCCGACGGGCTGGAACACCTCGCGCTATGCCAACCCGCGGGTCGACACGCTGGTCGAGCAGGCGCGGCGGAGCCTGAACCAGGCGGAGCGCGAGAAGCTCTACGGGGAGGTCCAGGACATCCTGGCCAAGGAGATGGTCTGGATCCCCGTCTACAACACCAAGGAGATCGTGGTGACCCGCGCCCACGTGAAGGGCTTCACGGTCCATCCGGTGGAGTACAACCTGGGGCTCTGGAAGACCTGGCTGGACAAGTAG
- a CDS encoding nitroreductase family deazaflavin-dependent oxidoreductase, with translation MAATYRLGCWRRVANVLVRALLRWGLGPPRTYLLTVRGRVTGRPHSTPVTLVEEGGLRWLVAPYGEVGWVRNARAAGEVMLSRGSRSERVTVFELEPAEAAPILRRYLTQVPITRPFFDVRPASGLDTFAAEAPRHPVFRIVRVDNEPP, from the coding sequence ATGGCGGCGACGTACCGACTGGGCTGCTGGCGCCGGGTGGCGAACGTGCTCGTGCGCGCCCTGCTCCGCTGGGGACTGGGGCCGCCGCGCACGTACCTCCTGACGGTCCGCGGGCGCGTCACCGGGCGTCCCCACTCGACGCCGGTGACCCTCGTGGAAGAAGGCGGGTTGCGCTGGCTGGTCGCGCCCTACGGCGAGGTCGGCTGGGTACGCAACGCTCGAGCCGCCGGCGAGGTGATGCTCAGCCGAGGCAGTCGATCCGAGCGGGTGACGGTCTTCGAGCTGGAGCCGGCCGAGGCCGCGCCGATCCTGCGGCGATACCTGACGCAGGTGCCGATCACGCGACCGTTCTTCGACGTCAGGCCGGCCTCCGGGCTCGACACCTTCGCCGCCGAAGCCCCCCGCCACCCGGTGTTCCGCATCGTCAGGGTGGACAACGAGCCCCCGTGA
- a CDS encoding fumarylacetoacetate hydrolase family protein, with the protein MKLVRYSVHGSPPRLGSLVGDQVRCLGETYHRYLAARGVVRAGELAHALFPPSTRSALGAGAGAEDALAAMDDAVRAGRLQWTTHPLSAVKLHAPLHDPEKFICIGLNYTDHAQETNSPIPKEPPLFAKFPTAIIDCKAPIVRPRGCHQLDYEVELAFVMGRQAKDVAQENALDYVWGYTIINDVSARDFQFMTTQWMAGKICDSFAPMGPWIADRAEIPDPHGLELSTWVNGTRLQHGNSKNLIYNINVLVAYLSAHLTLMPGDIVATGTPAGVGFSRKPPVLLKAGDVVRMEITGLGSIENPVADA; encoded by the coding sequence ATGAAGCTCGTCCGCTACTCCGTCCACGGCTCGCCTCCCCGGCTCGGCAGTCTGGTCGGCGACCAGGTCCGATGCCTCGGTGAGACCTACCACCGGTACCTCGCCGCGCGGGGCGTGGTTCGCGCCGGCGAGCTTGCCCACGCGCTCTTCCCGCCGAGCACGCGGAGCGCTCTCGGCGCCGGGGCCGGCGCGGAGGACGCGCTGGCCGCGATGGACGACGCCGTGCGCGCCGGCCGGCTCCAGTGGACCACCCATCCCCTGTCGGCCGTCAAGCTCCACGCGCCGCTCCACGACCCCGAAAAGTTCATCTGCATCGGCCTCAACTACACCGATCACGCGCAGGAGACCAACAGCCCGATTCCCAAGGAGCCTCCGCTCTTCGCCAAGTTCCCGACCGCCATCATCGACTGCAAAGCGCCGATCGTCCGGCCCAGGGGCTGCCACCAGCTCGACTACGAGGTCGAGCTGGCCTTCGTCATGGGGCGGCAGGCCAAGGACGTCGCGCAGGAGAATGCCCTCGACTACGTCTGGGGCTACACCATCATCAACGACGTCAGCGCGCGCGACTTCCAGTTCATGACGACCCAGTGGATGGCGGGGAAGATCTGCGACAGCTTCGCGCCGATGGGTCCCTGGATCGCGGACCGTGCCGAGATTCCCGATCCCCACGGGCTGGAGCTCTCGACGTGGGTGAACGGCACACGCCTCCAGCACGGCAATTCGAAGAACCTGATCTACAACATCAACGTGCTGGTGGCCTATCTCTCCGCCCACCTCACCCTGATGCCGGGCGACATCGTCGCCACCGGGACGCCGGCCGGGGTCGGCTTCTCGCGGAAGCCCCCGGTCCTCCTCAAGGCTGGCGACGTGGTGCGCATGGAGATCACGGGCCTCGGCTCGATCGAGAACCCGGTCGCCGACGCCTGA
- a CDS encoding LLM class F420-dependent oxidoreductase: protein MNTGAFIFATDYAIRIDELARALEERGFESLFLPEHTHIPVSRRTPFPGGGALPKEYMHTLDPFVALTAAAAVTTRLRLGTGICLIIQRDPIITAKEVASLDLLSSGRCLLGIGAGWNADEMENHGTVFKTRFRLMRERVLAMKAIWTQDEAAFHGEFVNFDPIWLYPKPVQTPHPPVLLAGESGHTLRRVVEFGDGWFPRGRAGEAAILAGLDDLRARAARAGRDMKTISVSVFGAKPDAATLDRYAAAGVTRAILRLPSEGRDTILPLLDQYAKLIR, encoded by the coding sequence ATGAACACCGGCGCCTTCATCTTCGCCACCGACTACGCGATCCGGATCGACGAGCTGGCGCGCGCCCTGGAGGAGCGCGGGTTCGAGTCGCTCTTCCTGCCCGAGCACACCCACATCCCCGTGAGCCGCCGGACGCCGTTCCCCGGCGGCGGCGCGCTCCCCAAGGAGTACATGCACACCCTCGACCCCTTCGTGGCGTTGACCGCCGCCGCTGCGGTCACCACGCGGCTCCGCCTCGGAACCGGCATCTGCTTGATCATCCAGCGCGACCCGATCATCACCGCCAAGGAGGTGGCGAGCCTCGACCTCCTCTCGAGCGGACGCTGCCTGCTCGGGATCGGTGCCGGCTGGAACGCCGACGAGATGGAGAACCACGGCACCGTGTTCAAGACGCGCTTCCGGCTCATGCGCGAGCGCGTCCTGGCCATGAAGGCGATCTGGACGCAGGACGAGGCGGCCTTCCACGGCGAGTTCGTGAACTTCGACCCGATCTGGCTGTACCCCAAGCCCGTCCAGACGCCGCACCCGCCCGTCCTGCTGGCCGGCGAGAGCGGCCACACCCTCCGGCGCGTGGTCGAGTTCGGCGACGGCTGGTTTCCACGCGGCCGGGCCGGAGAGGCGGCCATCCTGGCCGGGCTCGACGACCTCCGGGCCCGGGCCGCCCGCGCGGGCCGCGACATGAAGACGATCTCGGTGTCCGTCTTCGGCGCCAAGCCGGACGCCGCCACGCTCGACCGCTACGCGGCGGCCGGCGTCACCCGCGCGATCCTGCGCCTGCCCTCCGAGGGGCGCGACACGATTCTCCCGTTGCTCGACCAGTACGCGAAGCTCATCCGGTAG
- a CDS encoding corrinoid protein — protein sequence MASGKDGTYDYPRIARALILGDKDTVGRMTREGLDLGLDPKEIIFKGLIPGMDVVGEKFRRNEYYVPQVLLSARAMYAGLDLLKPLITAAATSEYLGTVAIGTAQGDLHDIGKNLVAMMLEGAGFRVVNLGRDVAPEVFCKAVEEHGANIVGISALMTTTMPAMKRTIDALTKAGLRDRVKVMIGGAPVSQAFADEIGADGYARDSTLAVVKAKELTGAPVKGAAQRR from the coding sequence ATGGCGAGCGGCAAGGACGGAACCTACGACTACCCGCGGATCGCCCGCGCCTTGATCCTGGGCGACAAGGACACCGTGGGCCGGATGACCCGGGAAGGGCTCGACCTGGGCCTCGATCCCAAGGAGATCATCTTCAAGGGCCTCATCCCGGGCATGGACGTCGTCGGCGAGAAATTCCGCCGGAACGAGTACTACGTGCCCCAGGTGCTTCTATCGGCGCGGGCGATGTACGCCGGGCTCGACCTGCTCAAGCCGCTGATCACGGCCGCCGCCACCAGCGAGTATCTCGGTACCGTCGCCATCGGGACCGCGCAGGGCGACCTCCACGACATCGGGAAGAACCTGGTGGCCATGATGCTCGAGGGCGCGGGGTTCCGCGTGGTGAATCTCGGCCGCGACGTGGCGCCCGAGGTGTTCTGCAAGGCCGTGGAGGAACATGGCGCCAACATCGTCGGGATCTCGGCGCTCATGACGACGACGATGCCAGCCATGAAGCGGACGATCGACGCCCTGACCAAGGCGGGGCTCCGCGACCGGGTCAAGGTGATGATCGGCGGGGCGCCGGTGAGCCAGGCGTTCGCCGACGAGATCGGGGCCGACGGCTACGCCAGGGATTCGACCCTGGCCGTCGTGAAGGCCAAGGAACTGACCGGGGCGCCGGTGAAAGGCGCCGCCCAGAGGCGGTGA
- a CDS encoding homocysteine S-methyltransferase family protein → MSGPTSRGKEWLERVRSGDLLVFDGGYGTMLFAAGLLDGACPELWNDTHPDVVRGIHQAYFQAGSDFVETNTFGGTRLKFGAYKIAERTRELNEKGARLAREVCPPPGYVAGSIGPTSHIVEPYGDVTEQELYESFREQAEALAEGGVDLFAVETMMYPEEALAAIRACKDASGLPVMATMFFMYEDLHDRDRTMWGESPGEVAQKLMAGGADVVGMNCGRGPDRAIVIIREMRAVTDAPLVAYPNAGLPITTGDRVTYELGPEEMARDYPALLDAGCNVVGSCCGSTPEHIRLIADTVRARQRR, encoded by the coding sequence GTGAGCGGTCCTACGTCCAGGGGCAAGGAGTGGCTCGAGCGGGTCCGGAGCGGGGACCTCCTCGTCTTCGACGGGGGGTACGGGACGATGCTGTTCGCGGCCGGCCTCCTCGACGGCGCCTGCCCCGAGCTCTGGAACGATACCCATCCCGACGTCGTCCGCGGGATCCACCAGGCCTACTTCCAGGCGGGCTCCGACTTCGTCGAGACCAACACCTTCGGCGGCACCCGGCTCAAGTTCGGCGCCTACAAGATCGCCGAGCGGACGCGCGAGCTGAACGAGAAAGGGGCGCGCCTGGCCCGGGAGGTCTGCCCGCCACCGGGGTACGTGGCGGGGTCCATCGGCCCGACCAGCCACATCGTGGAGCCCTACGGCGACGTCACCGAGCAGGAGCTCTACGAAAGCTTCCGGGAACAGGCCGAGGCTCTCGCCGAGGGCGGCGTGGACCTGTTCGCGGTCGAGACCATGATGTACCCGGAGGAGGCGCTGGCCGCCATCCGGGCCTGTAAAGACGCCAGCGGGCTCCCCGTCATGGCCACCATGTTCTTCATGTACGAAGACCTCCACGACCGGGACCGAACGATGTGGGGCGAGAGTCCCGGCGAGGTCGCGCAGAAGCTCATGGCCGGCGGTGCCGACGTGGTGGGGATGAACTGCGGCCGGGGGCCGGACCGGGCGATCGTCATCATCCGCGAGATGCGGGCCGTCACCGACGCCCCGCTGGTGGCGTACCCGAACGCGGGGCTCCCGATCACGACCGGGGACCGTGTCACCTACGAGCTGGGCCCCGAGGAGATGGCCCGCGATTACCCGGCGCTCCTCGACGCCGGCTGCAACGTGGTCGGCTCGTGCTGCGGCTCCACGCCGGAGCACATCCGGCTCATCGCCGACACGGTCCGCGCCCGCCAGCGGCGGTAG
- a CDS encoding tetratricopeptide repeat protein produces MSPRAALTGLALALAVGACAAPASRTARPEVTPAAPRISTEALVAAHRAKAEGLERDGNLLRARDEWAIALTINPNDRTSRVRRDAVESRIERATADRVRQGRDALARGAHLEARRHFLAALALDPRNAIAFEALQNQVKDVRFVTYTVRRGDSLPALAERYYGDRSRAEVIAETNQLAPNARLVPGRALRIPEIPGVPFVPVEARPPAPPAEPVEVDPLLLEAREALGKGEYAVALADVDRLLAGNPQNPEGLDLKKAILYGLGKAQLQQQRYADSYQTLTQLARLAPTYQDTAALLRQARDRLVLQHYNQGLRLYREEKLEEAIAEWRLALELDPQHVNARRNLEQAERVLRGLEQRRRSTAPGK; encoded by the coding sequence GTGAGCCCTCGCGCCGCGCTCACGGGCCTGGCCCTCGCGCTGGCCGTCGGGGCCTGCGCAGCGCCCGCCTCCAGAACCGCGAGGCCCGAGGTCACGCCGGCCGCCCCGCGGATTTCGACCGAGGCCCTGGTGGCCGCTCATCGGGCGAAGGCCGAGGGCCTCGAGCGGGACGGCAACCTCCTGCGGGCCCGCGACGAGTGGGCGATCGCGCTCACCATCAATCCGAACGACCGCACGTCCCGCGTGCGGCGCGACGCGGTGGAGAGCCGGATCGAGCGGGCGACGGCCGACCGGGTCCGGCAGGGTCGGGACGCGCTCGCGCGGGGCGCCCACCTGGAGGCCCGCCGGCACTTCCTGGCGGCGCTGGCCCTGGATCCGCGCAACGCGATCGCCTTCGAGGCGCTCCAGAATCAGGTGAAGGATGTCCGGTTCGTCACCTACACCGTGCGGCGCGGGGATAGCCTGCCGGCGCTCGCCGAGCGGTACTACGGGGATCGCTCGCGGGCCGAGGTCATCGCGGAGACGAACCAGCTCGCGCCCAATGCCCGCCTCGTGCCGGGGAGGGCGCTGCGCATCCCCGAGATCCCCGGCGTGCCCTTCGTCCCGGTTGAGGCGCGCCCGCCGGCGCCGCCCGCCGAGCCCGTCGAGGTCGACCCGCTGCTGCTCGAGGCCCGCGAAGCCCTGGGGAAGGGCGAGTACGCGGTCGCCCTGGCCGACGTGGACAGGCTCCTGGCCGGCAACCCCCAGAATCCCGAGGGGCTCGACCTCAAGAAGGCGATCCTCTACGGCCTCGGCAAGGCTCAGCTCCAGCAGCAGCGGTACGCGGACTCCTATCAGACACTGACCCAGCTCGCCCGGCTGGCGCCGACCTACCAGGACACGGCGGCGCTCCTGCGCCAGGCTCGGGACCGGCTCGTCCTCCAGCACTACAACCAGGGGCTGCGTCTCTATCGGGAGGAGAAGCTGGAGGAGGCGATCGCCGAGTGGCGGCTCGCCCTGGAGCTCGACCCCCAGCACGTGAATGCTCGGCGGAACCTCGAGCAGGCCGAACGGGTCCTCCGGGGCCTCGAGCAGCGCCGGCGGTCGACCGCCCCGGGAAAGTAG
- a CDS encoding polysaccharide deacetylase family protein, with protein MRDRARARQPGPLTRLLATAGAGLLVAACGAFPPKTPTAPAATPSPGGKSGPAAPAPEPASPLAVTPEAGPAPLPEIFESDEFIVTFAKAGETAERLAEKLLGDPTKAWVIEDYNGTASFSPGQEVVIPKRSWNLAAVDPSGYQIVPVLVYHNIGPEAKGRLVLAAQTFEEQMRYLKAQGYRVVSLSELYDFMSFKRQLPRRAVVITFDDGYKSFLQYAYPLLKELGFMATLFVYTDYVGAGRNALSWEDLRRLALEGFDVQAHSKTHGDLRRKPGESDEEYGRRMQLELGYPQTLFQRYLGRSARILAYPYGYHDESLMQRAREFGYTAAFTVRREGNPAFVSPFRAHRSQIHADMSLADFVKNLTIFSQEPAR; from the coding sequence GTGAGGGACCGAGCGCGGGCGCGCCAGCCCGGGCCCCTCACGCGGCTCCTCGCGACGGCGGGCGCGGGACTCCTGGTGGCGGCCTGCGGAGCATTTCCGCCGAAGACGCCGACCGCCCCCGCGGCCACGCCCTCGCCCGGCGGGAAATCGGGCCCCGCCGCACCGGCGCCCGAGCCCGCTTCCCCCCTGGCGGTGACGCCCGAGGCTGGTCCAGCGCCGCTCCCCGAGATCTTCGAGTCCGACGAGTTCATCGTCACCTTCGCCAAGGCGGGAGAGACGGCGGAGCGGCTGGCCGAGAAGCTTCTCGGAGACCCGACCAAGGCCTGGGTGATCGAGGACTACAACGGGACGGCCAGCTTCTCCCCTGGTCAGGAGGTGGTGATCCCCAAGCGATCCTGGAACCTGGCCGCGGTCGATCCCTCCGGGTACCAGATCGTGCCGGTCCTCGTGTACCACAACATCGGCCCCGAGGCGAAGGGCCGGCTCGTCCTCGCCGCCCAGACATTCGAAGAGCAGATGCGGTACCTCAAGGCCCAGGGGTATCGCGTCGTGAGCCTCAGCGAGCTCTACGACTTCATGTCCTTCAAGCGCCAGCTCCCCCGCCGCGCCGTCGTCATCACCTTCGACGACGGTTACAAGTCCTTCCTCCAGTACGCCTACCCGCTCCTGAAGGAGCTGGGGTTCATGGCCACGCTCTTCGTCTACACGGACTACGTCGGGGCCGGACGCAACGCGCTGAGCTGGGAAGACCTCCGGCGCCTGGCCCTGGAGGGCTTCGACGTCCAGGCGCACTCCAAGACCCACGGGGACCTCCGGCGGAAGCCCGGCGAGTCGGACGAGGAGTACGGCCGGCGCATGCAGCTGGAGCTCGGCTATCCCCAGACCCTGTTCCAGCGCTATCTCGGGCGGTCGGCGCGGATCCTGGCCTACCCCTACGGCTACCACGACGAGAGCCTCATGCAGAGGGCCAGGGAGTTCGGGTACACGGCGGCGTTCACCGTGCGCCGGGAGGGGAACCCGGCGTTCGTGTCCCCGTTCAGGGCCCACCGGAGCCAGATCCACGCGGACATGAGCCTCGCCGACTTCGTGAAGAACCTGACCATCTTCAGCCAGGAACCCGCCAGGTGA
- a CDS encoding adenylate/guanylate cyclase domain-containing protein — protein MAEGQPAAGAEEVRVGLSLTSKLSLLITVLLVATVLLVSAIQLRQTQRELTAEMTKRGLTIATHLAASAKNPILTNDELTLTLLVKEALQDPDVAYVIMVDHEARIVAHRDLGLIGRPVERPGELRPLAGELLVQTYADPKLGRLIDFAVPLVFSKVPVGALYLGFSQRSIEAAVAKARNQAILISGVMMLVGIGGAVALSGVLSRPILRLVEGTRAIAAGNFQVSLAIAARDEIGVLTESFNRMAKSLREKEMIKRAFSRYVAREVVDEILKDPEHLVLKGERRDVTVLFCDMRGFTSLSEHLPPEEVVLLLNQFYTLMIDTTFKYDGTLDKFLGDGVMAIFGAPIAHPDHAIQAIRAALAMQAGVLELSEKRVRDGKARVTVGIGVSAGEVVAGTVGTEDRMEYTVVGDSVNLASRLQSEARAGQILISRRTHERVERLVEARTLGILKVRGREESVEAFEVLGLVPVA, from the coding sequence ATGGCGGAGGGCCAGCCGGCTGCCGGGGCGGAGGAGGTTCGAGTCGGCCTGTCGCTTACGTCCAAGCTCAGCCTCCTCATCACCGTCCTCCTCGTCGCCACCGTCCTCCTGGTCAGCGCGATCCAGCTCCGCCAGACGCAGCGGGAGCTGACGGCCGAGATGACCAAGCGCGGGCTGACGATCGCCACCCACCTGGCCGCCAGCGCCAAGAACCCCATCCTGACGAACGACGAGCTCACCCTGACCCTCCTGGTGAAGGAGGCCCTGCAGGACCCCGACGTGGCCTACGTCATCATGGTCGATCACGAGGCGCGGATCGTGGCCCACCGCGACCTCGGCCTCATCGGGCGGCCGGTCGAGCGGCCGGGCGAGCTGCGGCCCCTCGCCGGTGAGCTCCTGGTCCAGACATATGCCGACCCCAAGCTCGGCCGGCTCATCGACTTCGCCGTCCCCCTGGTCTTCAGCAAGGTCCCGGTCGGCGCCCTCTACCTCGGCTTCAGCCAGCGGTCCATCGAAGCCGCCGTCGCCAAGGCCCGGAACCAGGCCATCCTGATCAGCGGTGTGATGATGCTGGTCGGGATCGGCGGGGCCGTGGCCCTCTCGGGCGTCCTCTCGCGTCCGATCCTGCGGCTCGTGGAGGGGACGCGGGCCATCGCGGCCGGGAACTTCCAGGTCTCCCTGGCCATCGCGGCGCGAGACGAGATCGGCGTCCTGACGGAGTCCTTCAACCGGATGGCGAAGAGCCTCCGCGAGAAGGAGATGATCAAGCGGGCCTTCAGCCGATACGTGGCCCGGGAGGTGGTGGACGAGATCCTGAAAGATCCGGAGCACCTGGTGCTGAAGGGGGAGCGGCGCGACGTGACCGTGCTCTTCTGCGACATGCGCGGCTTCACCAGCCTCTCCGAGCACCTGCCGCCGGAGGAGGTCGTCCTGCTCCTCAACCAGTTCTATACCCTGATGATCGACACCACCTTCAAGTACGACGGGACCCTCGACAAGTTCCTCGGTGATGGCGTGATGGCGATCTTCGGGGCGCCGATCGCGCACCCGGATCATGCCATCCAGGCGATCCGGGCCGCCCTGGCCATGCAGGCCGGCGTCCTCGAGCTCAGCGAGAAGCGGGTCCGGGACGGGAAGGCCCGGGTGACGGTCGGCATCGGCGTCAGCGCCGGGGAGGTGGTGGCCGGGACGGTGGGCACCGAGGACCGCATGGAGTACACGGTCGTCGGTGACAGCGTGAATCTGGCCTCCCGACTCCAGTCGGAGGCCAGGGCCGGCCAGATCCTGATCAGCCGGCGGACGCATGAACGGGTGGAACGGCTGGTGGAGGCGCGCACCCTCGGCATCCTCAAGGTGAGGGGCCGGGAAGAGTCGGTCGAGGCCTTCGAGGTGCTGGGGCTGGTGCCCGTCGCGTGA